From bacterium:
AATAAAGCTTCCACAATTTCTTTAATTTCTTTATCCCCATTGCATAGTTCAAAGATGGTGGCAGCTGTCGGGTTTAAATAATCAATTGTGCCTAATTCTTTATTAAGAACTACCCCCATTCCCTCGGGTTCTTTGCGATAGAGCAACCTCTCTTTTCTTTTAGGCTTCTCTCTTAATATTAACTCCTCTATATTCATCATAATTCCTCCTCTATTGAGATATCTTCCGTAACAAATGGAATCGTATCTTCAAATCTTATTAAATCATCGTTAGTTTGGACATGTTCAATAAATCTATCTACCCTTTCATCTTGCCAGGCTCTTCTTCCAACCTTCCAAATCTCTTCCAATGAGTTTTTCCGTATATTACCTAGTTTAAAGGGAGCGGTGCAATCCAATCTAACATTTCCCGATGGCCTTATGATATAGCCTTTATTTGGCTCTAATCGCATTATCCGAAGAGATAGAGCTGGATCTATAGAAAGTCTTACGGCCATGCAGTTTATATATTCCCTAGATTTAGATTCTATTATCTCATAAAATTCTTTCCTCTGTTCTTCCTTTAGCTTGAGATCCTTATAAATCAATGCAGCCCTTCCTGTAAAAACAGCCTCCTCTGTAATAAACTCTATTGCCCCAATTTCAGCCGCCAGATCTATCATTTGAGGAAGCTCATAAAAATTCTTATTCATTAAGGTATGGGCGATCACCAAAGGAATTCCACTATCT
This genomic window contains:
- a CDS encoding PqqD family protein gives rise to the protein MMNIEELILREKPKRKERLLYRKEPEGMGVVLNKELGTIDYLNPTAATIFELCNGDKEIKEIVEALFDKFEIVNEKSEIIKDAIKCIRDLEGRRLVKHC